In Cydia strobilella chromosome 22, ilCydStro3.1, whole genome shotgun sequence, one genomic interval encodes:
- the LOC134751380 gene encoding uncharacterized protein LOC134751380 isoform X3 has product MTAMAAHQESLHERLQPVEEPLYLHHGAPWPETADQQDEHSIDASPYYNMPKRNKRKNFKPRCAPNATTFSDDSNGANGNQSPVNGNERTTPEHTEDDYPKIGVTNFNFLKGVAVDLSRRLSTDSNENIDSNYQNRLPDDKKIESFQRSYIDSLQISQDGQRDRTVLNFSNLQNKSFCAKNPFAISQLIKTNSPPRRRESESDDDNKGQDINANDRLGENQEQMEVSETQQNGDGSNATNKMLRDYAMNTMKELLGIYGLSSNEVADAISGQIRALEALQGKPFTQLPLSLKRRHDSGDGEKIRRRSSSATEDEGSTNITPPKTPDNDMEAQRQRALQIINQQSMRLFGRAPEEEGSGSDDGEQTLDLSVSRDTDGQEQSTTSSAGNSVSEFEQQSLLMRKNLEDLANLQMQGFYPKPMTDADDSQERKLQASGLLSALNHLDQARKNSLQTTVDYSRYVKRYSSTLECGSSYCKDLGYREHFHCMDCPARVFCKKEEMIRHFKWHKKRDESLAHGFMRYSPLDDCSERFSDCPHNRSQTHYHCIQDGCDKVYISTSDVQMHANYHRKDSAILQEGFQRFRATESCAAPHCVFAGQRTTHFHCRRPGCTYTFKNKADMEKHKTYHIKDEALSKDGFKKYMKNEACPYRDCRFSRTCNHIHCIRPHCNYVLHSSSQIFTHKRKHERKEQEMSFGLPTSVIQSALMQQGADLSMYSPGTNLHIDDDMSNSMVDSDYSYPFNPALVEEVSRKYIETFNGATEAEDKCGKCSAFNKHYHCLAENCKMAHSCHNTMVKHAMEHEQQNQVTEAYFMTYSRNNPCSNSACQHIRDITHYHCTWENCGAVILSSEEHPFRRLEHHRQHAILSPMSPNLAARFAPNFTPQLSAQLHPNMAAQLGQVPNIPNLPPNLAQLAQMTPSLTSQLTPNLQAQLNLGPNHGLVPQQVNPSSSLDEMFSRKRGRPPKNRVVEVWTDNVTPQAIFTSFKLPKSNQLPLPPVPQPPVITTIEEFPRIKFQHFEVFTTPDACSHSYPNCQLRMARLHLHCFNCSFAGETHIIMETHMRESHSISPLLEGFDYFASFDHCGGKSCFKNQLRNHFHCAQGNNCPAILTQYSALATHKHGRGTPVIKSETEQDRPFEEVKDYSLKERASVDSVVSMKEPNESYTPTNFSIKSEFDREQDNMSVVKATGTFYPSSHLRSNTSSPRSIYDASPSKDLKLRMDYDKKPFDATKSGPTIPPSCHDQACPLNKNAGVMNLHYHCPHCNQPYVDLKVLFSHMVKKHSNAMDGGPAGLAATKETLEREYPEISILPSTASSSGTSQVPSPGHRPPNPAEQVQAVQSLLLQQYLSGGRKGSLQEQLKMQQQYTASLAGLPGLAQVALFSQGGSPFPLYPTMLYPPELLLEQSLLQGHGMPPGMDKEAEMIAKTRRTHTTRGPHMRVLKDEPIPEGYLRFRFNEDCAYQHCGYREHQTHFHCTRKDCGYSFCDKTRFVQHTARHERLDTLMGGDFQQYRANVYCQRPDCPHASTFGQNKASHFHCLKCEFVCTDTNKVVAHRRQHQKLDSIQAAGFEKFPPSKACGYEPQCIHSKKQTHYHCLQCGFAVLGLSQMTSHKYKHQEANLGPSTSATN; this is encoded by the exons ATGACTGCGATGGCGGCCCACCAGGAATCGTTGCACGAGAGGCTGCAGCCGGTAGAAGAACCCCTGTACCTTCACCATGGCGCGCCCTGGCCCGAGACCGCCGACCAGCAAGACGAGCACAGCATCGACGCCTCCCCCTACTACAACATGCCAAAAAGAAACAAGAGAAAGAACTTCAAACCGCGATGCGCCCCCAACGCCACGACCTTCTCGGACGATTCTAACGGAGCCAATGGCAACCAAAGCCCCGTCAATGGCAACGAAAGAACCACACCCGAACACACAGAAGATGATTATCCTAAAATAGGAGTAAccaattttaattttctcaaaGGAGTCGCTGTCGACCTAAGTAGGAGACTAAGCACCGACTCCAATGAAAACATAGATTCAAATTACCAAAATAGGTTACCCGATGACAAAAAGATTGAGTCGTTCCAGCGCTCGTATATAGATAGCTTACAAATAAGCCAAGACGGTCAAAGGGATCGGACCGTCCTAAATTTTagtaatttacaaaataaatctttCTGTGCCAAAAATCCTTTTGCAATATCTCAGTTAATTAAGACAAACTCGCCTCCTAGAAGAAGGGAGTCGGAATCTGATGATGATAATAAAGGTCAAGATATAAATGCAAATGATAGGTTAGGAGAGAACCAAGAACAAATGGAGGTTAGTGAAACCCAGCAGAATGGAGATGGGTCAAACGCtactaataaaatgttacgGGACTATGCAATGAACACTATGAAGGAACTGCTAGGAATTTATGGATTGTCTTCCAATGAAGTAGCTGATGCTATAAGCGGACAGATCAGAGCTTTGGAAGCACTCCAAG GTAAACCCTTTACTCAACTGCCTCTGAGTCTGAAACGAAGGCACGATTCTGGAGACGGCGAAAAAATCCGTAGAAGGTCTTCGTCAGCGACTGAGGATGAAGGCTCGACTAATATAACCCCACCGAAGACACCTGACAATGACATGGAGGCTCAAAG ACAAAGAGCGCTTCAAATAATCAACCAGCAGTCAATGCGGCTGTTTGGCAGGGCTCCCGAAGAAGAAGGGAGCGGTTCTGATGATGGAGAACAAACCTTGGACTTGAGCGTGTCAAGGGACACCGACGGACAG GAACAGTCAACGACATCTAGCGCCGGCAACAGCGTATCGGAGTTCGAACAGCAGAGCTTACTCATGCGCAAGAATCTCGAGGACTTAGCGAATCTGCAGATGCAG GGCTTCTATCCAAAACCAATGACTGATGCCGACGATTCACAAGAAAGAAAACTGCAAGCGAGCG gtttgCTGTCGGCTTTGAATCATTTGGATCAGGCGCGGAAGAATTCTTTGCAAACGACGGTGGATTACTCTAGATATGTCAAAAG GTATAGCTCGACCTTGGAATGTGGTTCCTCATACTGCAAGGATCTGGGCTACAGAGAGCACTTCCACTGCATGGATTGTCCCGCCAGAGTGTTCTGCAAGAAAGAAGAGATGATCAGACATTTTAAG TGGCACAAGAAACGCGACGAGTCGCTCGCGCACGGCTTCATGCGTTACTCTCCCCTGGACGACTGCTCGGAGCGGTTCAGCGACTGCCCTCACAACCGTAGCCAGACGCACTACCACTGTATCCAGGATGGCTGTGATAAG GTGTACATCTCCACCTCAGATGTACAAATGCATGCCAACTATCACCGCAAGGACTCTGCCATCCTACAGGAAGGTTTCCAGCGGTTCAGAGCCACTGAGAGCTGCGCGGCTCCCCACTGCGTATTCGCTGGCCAGAGGACCACGCACTTCCACTGCCGGCGGCCTGGCTGCACGTATACTTTCAAGAATAAAGCTGATATGG AAAAACACAAAACCTACCACATTAAAGACGAAGCTCTCTCAAAAGACGGCTTCAAGAAGTACATGAAGAACGAGGCCTGCCCGTACCGCGACTGTCGCTTCAGCCGCACCTGCAACCACATCCACTGCATACGGCCGCACTGCAACTACGTGCTGCACTCCAGCAGTCAGATCTTCACACATAAGAGGAAGCATGAGCGAAAAGAGCAGGAGATGAGTTTCGG GCTACCGACATCCGTGATTCAAAGCGCGCTAATGCAGCAAGGGGCCGACCTCAGCATGTACTCACCTGGGACTAATCTGCATATTGACGATGATATGTCCAACTCAATGGTGGACTCAGACTATTCCTATCCATTC AACCCAGCTTTAGTGGAAGAGGTTTCTCGTAAATATATAGAAACTTTCAACGGGGCAACGGAAGCTGAAGACAAATGCGGCAAGTGCAGTGCCTTTAACAAGCACTATCATTGCTTGGCAGAAAACTGCAAGATGGCTCACag CTGTCATAATACTATGGTGAAACACGCAATGGAACATGAACAACAGAACCAAGTGACTGAAGCCTACTTCATGACCTACTCGCGGAATAATCCTTGCTCCAACTCCGCCTGCCAACATATCAGGGACATTACACACTATCATTGCACTTGG GAAAATTGCGGAGCAGTTATTCTCTCATCAGAAGAACATCCATTCAGACGTCTGGAGCACCATCGTCAGCACGCAATCCTAAGCCCTATGTCTCCTAATTTAGCGGCCAGATTCGCTCCCAACTTCACACCGCAGCTTTCAGCCCAGCTGCACCCGAATATGGCTGCTCAGCTCGGCCAAGTCCCAAACATACCAAATCTTCCTCCAAACTTGGCGCAGCTGGCTCAAATGACGCCAAGTCTGACCTCGCAATTGACGCCGAACTTGCAAGCTCAGCTTAATCTTGGACCTAATCACGGACTAGTTCCTCAACAAGTTAATCCGTCAAGCTCATTGGATGAGATGTTCAGTAGGAAGCGGGGAAGGCCACCTAAGAATAGGGTGGTTGAAGTTTGGACTGACAAT GTGACTCCTCAAGCGATATTTACATCATTCAAACTGCCAAAGAGCAATCAACTACCTCTACCACCCGTCCCTCAACCTCCTGTTATAACTACAATTGAAGAGTTTCCT cGCATCAAATTCCAACATTTCGAAGTCTTCACAACACCCGATGCCTGCTCGCATTCATATCCTAACTGTCAACTAAGAATGGCGAGACTGCATCTCCACTGCTTCAACTGCAGTTTTGCTGGTGAAACACATATCATTATGGAAACGCATATGAGAGAATCTCACTCTATCAGTCCTCTATTAGAAGGGTTTGACTACTTCGCTTCCTTCGACCATTGTGGTGGAAAGAGCTGCTTTAAGAACCAACTTCGCAATCACTTCCATTGTGCTCAAGGGAACAATTGCCCTGCAATTTTGACTCAATACTCGGCCTTGGCTACTCATAAACACGGAAGAGGAACTCCGGTCATCAAGAGTGAAACAGAACAGGACAGACCTTTTGAGGAAGTGAAAGATTATTCTTTAAAAGAACGAGCTTCCGTAGACAGCGTCGTTTCTATGAAAGAGCCTAATGAATCGTATACTCCCACAAATTTCTCGATTAAGAGTGAATTTGATAGAGAACAAGATAACATGTCGG TAGTAAAAGCGACGGGAACCTTCTATCCGTCGTCTCACCTCAGAAGCAACACGTCTTCACCGCGCAGCATCTACGACGCTTCCCCGTCAAAAGATCTCAAGCTCCGTATGGACTACGATAAGAAACCTTTCGATGCCACAAAGTCTGGGCCAACGATCCCGCCATCATGTCATGACCAAGCTTGTCCTCTGAACAAGAATGCTGGAGTGATGAATCTGCATTATCACTGTCCTCACTGCAATCAGCCATATGTGGATTTGAAGGTGCTGTTCAGCCATATGGTGAAGAAGCATAGTAACGCCATGGACGGTGGACCTGCTGGATTAGCAGCTACTAAG GAAACCTTGGAAAGGGAATATCCCGAGATATCCATTTTGCCATCAACGGCATCGTCATCAGGAACTAGTCAAGTACCATCACCTGGCCACAGACCACCGAATCCAGCCGAACAG GTTCAAGCCGTCCAAAGCCTGCTCCTCCAGCAGTATCTCTCCGGCGGCCGGAAGGGCAGCCTGCAGGAGCAGCTGAAGATGCAGCAGCAGTACACCGCCTCGCTGGCCGGGCTGCCGGGGCTGGCGCAAGTGGCGCTGTTCTCGCAGGG AGGCTCGCCCTTCCCACTGTACCCAACGATGCTGTACCCGCCAGAGTTACTCTTAGAGCAGAGCTTGTTACAAGGTCACGGCATGCCACCAGGCATGGACAAAGAGGCTGAGATGATTGCTAAAAC GAGACGTACACACACCACCAGAGGGCCCCACATGCGGGTGCTGAAGGACGAGCCCATTCCTGAGGGCTACCTGCGCTTCAGATTCAACGAAGACTGTGCATATCAGCATTGTGGATACAG gGAGCACCAAACCCACTTCCACTGCACCCGCAAGGACTGCGGCTACTCATTCTGTGATAAAACCAGATTTGTGCAACACACCGCCCGACATGAAAG ACTGGACACGTTGATGGGCGGAGACTTCCAGCAATACCGAGCCAACGTGTACTGCCAGCGGCCGGACTGTCCGCATGCGTCTACCTtcg GCCAGAACAAGGCCTCCCACTTCCACTGtctcaagtgcgagttcgtgtGCACGGACACCAACAAGGTGGTCGCTCATCGCCGGCAACACCAGAAGCTGGACAGCATCCAGGCTGCTGGCTTCGAGAAATTCCCACCCAGTAAAG
- the LOC134751380 gene encoding uncharacterized protein LOC134751380 isoform X1, which yields MTAMAAHQESLHERLQPVEEPLYLHHGAPWPETADQQDEHSIDASPYYNMPKRNKRKNFKPRCAPNATTFSDDSNGANGNQSPVNGNERTTPEHTEDDYPKIGVTNFNFLKGVAVDLSRRLSTDSNENIDSNYQNRLPDDKKIESFQRSYIDSLQISQDGQRDRTVLNFSNLQNKSFCAKNPFAISQLIKTNSPPRRRESESDDDNKGQDINANDRLGENQEQMEVSETQQNGDGSNATNKMLRDYAMNTMKELLGIYGLSSNEVADAISGQIRALEALQGKPFTQLPLSLKRRHDSGDGEKIRRRSSSATEDEGSTNITPPKTPDNDMEAQRQRALQIINQQSMRLFGRAPEEEGSGSDDGEQTLDLSVSRDTDGQEQSTTSSAGNSVSEFEQQSLLMRKNLEDLANLQMQGFYPKPMTDADDSQERKLQASGLLSALNHLDQARKNSLQTTVDYSRYVKRYSSTLECGSSYCKDLGYREHFHCMDCPARVFCKKEEMIRHFKWHKKRDESLAHGFMRYSPLDDCSERFSDCPHNRSQTHYHCIQDGCDKVYISTSDVQMHANYHRKDSAILQEGFQRFRATESCAAPHCVFAGQRTTHFHCRRPGCTYTFKNKADMEKHKTYHIKDEALSKDGFKKYMKNEACPYRDCRFSRTCNHIHCIRPHCNYVLHSSSQIFTHKRKHERKEQEMSFGLPTSVIQSALMQQGADLSMYSPGTNLHIDDDMSNSMVDSDYSYPFNPALVEEVSRKYIETFNGATEAEDKCGKCSAFNKHYHCLAENCKMAHSCHNTMVKHAMEHEQQNQVTEAYFMTYSRNNPCSNSACQHIRDITHYHCTWENCGAVILSSEEHPFRRLEHHRQHAILSPMSPNLAARFAPNFTPQLSAQLHPNMAAQLGQVPNIPNLPPNLAQLAQMTPSLTSQLTPNLQAQLNLGPNHGLVPQQVNPSSSLDEMFSRKRGRPPKNRVVEVWTDNVTPQAIFTSFKLPKSNQLPLPPVPQPPVITTIEEFPRIKFQHFEVFTTPDACSHSYPNCQLRMARLHLHCFNCSFAGETHIIMETHMRESHSISPLLEGFDYFASFDHCGGKSCFKNQLRNHFHCAQGNNCPAILTQYSALATHKHGRGTPVIKSETEQDRPFEEVKDYSLKERASVDSVVSMKEPNESYTPTNFSIKSEFDREQDNMSVVKATGTFYPSSHLRSNTSSPRSIYDASPSKDLKLRMDYDKKPFDATKSGPTIPPSCHDQACPLNKNAGVMNLHYHCPHCNQPYVDLKVLFSHMVKKHSNAMDGGPAGLAATKETLEREYPEISILPSTASSSGTSQVPSPGHRPPNPAEQVQAVQSLLLQQYLSGGRKGSLQEQLKMQQQYTASLAGLPGLAQVALFSQGGSPFPLYPTMLYPPELLLEQSLLQGHGMPPGMDKEAEMIAKTRRTHTTRGPHMRVLKDEPIPEGYLRFRFNEDCAYQHCGYREHQTHFHCTRKDCGYSFCDKTRFVQHTARHERLDTLMGGDFQQYRANVYCQRPDCPHASTFGTGQNKASHFHCLKCEFVCTDTNKVVAHRRQHQKLDSIQAAGFEKFPPSKACGYEPQCIHSKKQTHYHCLQCGFAVLGLSQMTSHKYKHQEANLGPSTSATN from the exons ATGACTGCGATGGCGGCCCACCAGGAATCGTTGCACGAGAGGCTGCAGCCGGTAGAAGAACCCCTGTACCTTCACCATGGCGCGCCCTGGCCCGAGACCGCCGACCAGCAAGACGAGCACAGCATCGACGCCTCCCCCTACTACAACATGCCAAAAAGAAACAAGAGAAAGAACTTCAAACCGCGATGCGCCCCCAACGCCACGACCTTCTCGGACGATTCTAACGGAGCCAATGGCAACCAAAGCCCCGTCAATGGCAACGAAAGAACCACACCCGAACACACAGAAGATGATTATCCTAAAATAGGAGTAAccaattttaattttctcaaaGGAGTCGCTGTCGACCTAAGTAGGAGACTAAGCACCGACTCCAATGAAAACATAGATTCAAATTACCAAAATAGGTTACCCGATGACAAAAAGATTGAGTCGTTCCAGCGCTCGTATATAGATAGCTTACAAATAAGCCAAGACGGTCAAAGGGATCGGACCGTCCTAAATTTTagtaatttacaaaataaatctttCTGTGCCAAAAATCCTTTTGCAATATCTCAGTTAATTAAGACAAACTCGCCTCCTAGAAGAAGGGAGTCGGAATCTGATGATGATAATAAAGGTCAAGATATAAATGCAAATGATAGGTTAGGAGAGAACCAAGAACAAATGGAGGTTAGTGAAACCCAGCAGAATGGAGATGGGTCAAACGCtactaataaaatgttacgGGACTATGCAATGAACACTATGAAGGAACTGCTAGGAATTTATGGATTGTCTTCCAATGAAGTAGCTGATGCTATAAGCGGACAGATCAGAGCTTTGGAAGCACTCCAAG GTAAACCCTTTACTCAACTGCCTCTGAGTCTGAAACGAAGGCACGATTCTGGAGACGGCGAAAAAATCCGTAGAAGGTCTTCGTCAGCGACTGAGGATGAAGGCTCGACTAATATAACCCCACCGAAGACACCTGACAATGACATGGAGGCTCAAAG ACAAAGAGCGCTTCAAATAATCAACCAGCAGTCAATGCGGCTGTTTGGCAGGGCTCCCGAAGAAGAAGGGAGCGGTTCTGATGATGGAGAACAAACCTTGGACTTGAGCGTGTCAAGGGACACCGACGGACAG GAACAGTCAACGACATCTAGCGCCGGCAACAGCGTATCGGAGTTCGAACAGCAGAGCTTACTCATGCGCAAGAATCTCGAGGACTTAGCGAATCTGCAGATGCAG GGCTTCTATCCAAAACCAATGACTGATGCCGACGATTCACAAGAAAGAAAACTGCAAGCGAGCG gtttgCTGTCGGCTTTGAATCATTTGGATCAGGCGCGGAAGAATTCTTTGCAAACGACGGTGGATTACTCTAGATATGTCAAAAG GTATAGCTCGACCTTGGAATGTGGTTCCTCATACTGCAAGGATCTGGGCTACAGAGAGCACTTCCACTGCATGGATTGTCCCGCCAGAGTGTTCTGCAAGAAAGAAGAGATGATCAGACATTTTAAG TGGCACAAGAAACGCGACGAGTCGCTCGCGCACGGCTTCATGCGTTACTCTCCCCTGGACGACTGCTCGGAGCGGTTCAGCGACTGCCCTCACAACCGTAGCCAGACGCACTACCACTGTATCCAGGATGGCTGTGATAAG GTGTACATCTCCACCTCAGATGTACAAATGCATGCCAACTATCACCGCAAGGACTCTGCCATCCTACAGGAAGGTTTCCAGCGGTTCAGAGCCACTGAGAGCTGCGCGGCTCCCCACTGCGTATTCGCTGGCCAGAGGACCACGCACTTCCACTGCCGGCGGCCTGGCTGCACGTATACTTTCAAGAATAAAGCTGATATGG AAAAACACAAAACCTACCACATTAAAGACGAAGCTCTCTCAAAAGACGGCTTCAAGAAGTACATGAAGAACGAGGCCTGCCCGTACCGCGACTGTCGCTTCAGCCGCACCTGCAACCACATCCACTGCATACGGCCGCACTGCAACTACGTGCTGCACTCCAGCAGTCAGATCTTCACACATAAGAGGAAGCATGAGCGAAAAGAGCAGGAGATGAGTTTCGG GCTACCGACATCCGTGATTCAAAGCGCGCTAATGCAGCAAGGGGCCGACCTCAGCATGTACTCACCTGGGACTAATCTGCATATTGACGATGATATGTCCAACTCAATGGTGGACTCAGACTATTCCTATCCATTC AACCCAGCTTTAGTGGAAGAGGTTTCTCGTAAATATATAGAAACTTTCAACGGGGCAACGGAAGCTGAAGACAAATGCGGCAAGTGCAGTGCCTTTAACAAGCACTATCATTGCTTGGCAGAAAACTGCAAGATGGCTCACag CTGTCATAATACTATGGTGAAACACGCAATGGAACATGAACAACAGAACCAAGTGACTGAAGCCTACTTCATGACCTACTCGCGGAATAATCCTTGCTCCAACTCCGCCTGCCAACATATCAGGGACATTACACACTATCATTGCACTTGG GAAAATTGCGGAGCAGTTATTCTCTCATCAGAAGAACATCCATTCAGACGTCTGGAGCACCATCGTCAGCACGCAATCCTAAGCCCTATGTCTCCTAATTTAGCGGCCAGATTCGCTCCCAACTTCACACCGCAGCTTTCAGCCCAGCTGCACCCGAATATGGCTGCTCAGCTCGGCCAAGTCCCAAACATACCAAATCTTCCTCCAAACTTGGCGCAGCTGGCTCAAATGACGCCAAGTCTGACCTCGCAATTGACGCCGAACTTGCAAGCTCAGCTTAATCTTGGACCTAATCACGGACTAGTTCCTCAACAAGTTAATCCGTCAAGCTCATTGGATGAGATGTTCAGTAGGAAGCGGGGAAGGCCACCTAAGAATAGGGTGGTTGAAGTTTGGACTGACAAT GTGACTCCTCAAGCGATATTTACATCATTCAAACTGCCAAAGAGCAATCAACTACCTCTACCACCCGTCCCTCAACCTCCTGTTATAACTACAATTGAAGAGTTTCCT cGCATCAAATTCCAACATTTCGAAGTCTTCACAACACCCGATGCCTGCTCGCATTCATATCCTAACTGTCAACTAAGAATGGCGAGACTGCATCTCCACTGCTTCAACTGCAGTTTTGCTGGTGAAACACATATCATTATGGAAACGCATATGAGAGAATCTCACTCTATCAGTCCTCTATTAGAAGGGTTTGACTACTTCGCTTCCTTCGACCATTGTGGTGGAAAGAGCTGCTTTAAGAACCAACTTCGCAATCACTTCCATTGTGCTCAAGGGAACAATTGCCCTGCAATTTTGACTCAATACTCGGCCTTGGCTACTCATAAACACGGAAGAGGAACTCCGGTCATCAAGAGTGAAACAGAACAGGACAGACCTTTTGAGGAAGTGAAAGATTATTCTTTAAAAGAACGAGCTTCCGTAGACAGCGTCGTTTCTATGAAAGAGCCTAATGAATCGTATACTCCCACAAATTTCTCGATTAAGAGTGAATTTGATAGAGAACAAGATAACATGTCGG TAGTAAAAGCGACGGGAACCTTCTATCCGTCGTCTCACCTCAGAAGCAACACGTCTTCACCGCGCAGCATCTACGACGCTTCCCCGTCAAAAGATCTCAAGCTCCGTATGGACTACGATAAGAAACCTTTCGATGCCACAAAGTCTGGGCCAACGATCCCGCCATCATGTCATGACCAAGCTTGTCCTCTGAACAAGAATGCTGGAGTGATGAATCTGCATTATCACTGTCCTCACTGCAATCAGCCATATGTGGATTTGAAGGTGCTGTTCAGCCATATGGTGAAGAAGCATAGTAACGCCATGGACGGTGGACCTGCTGGATTAGCAGCTACTAAG GAAACCTTGGAAAGGGAATATCCCGAGATATCCATTTTGCCATCAACGGCATCGTCATCAGGAACTAGTCAAGTACCATCACCTGGCCACAGACCACCGAATCCAGCCGAACAG GTTCAAGCCGTCCAAAGCCTGCTCCTCCAGCAGTATCTCTCCGGCGGCCGGAAGGGCAGCCTGCAGGAGCAGCTGAAGATGCAGCAGCAGTACACCGCCTCGCTGGCCGGGCTGCCGGGGCTGGCGCAAGTGGCGCTGTTCTCGCAGGG AGGCTCGCCCTTCCCACTGTACCCAACGATGCTGTACCCGCCAGAGTTACTCTTAGAGCAGAGCTTGTTACAAGGTCACGGCATGCCACCAGGCATGGACAAAGAGGCTGAGATGATTGCTAAAAC GAGACGTACACACACCACCAGAGGGCCCCACATGCGGGTGCTGAAGGACGAGCCCATTCCTGAGGGCTACCTGCGCTTCAGATTCAACGAAGACTGTGCATATCAGCATTGTGGATACAG gGAGCACCAAACCCACTTCCACTGCACCCGCAAGGACTGCGGCTACTCATTCTGTGATAAAACCAGATTTGTGCAACACACCGCCCGACATGAAAG ACTGGACACGTTGATGGGCGGAGACTTCCAGCAATACCGAGCCAACGTGTACTGCCAGCGGCCGGACTGTCCGCATGCGTCTACCTtcg GAACAGGCCAGAACAAGGCCTCCCACTTCCACTGtctcaagtgcgagttcgtgtGCACGGACACCAACAAGGTGGTCGCTCATCGCCGGCAACACCAGAAGCTGGACAGCATCCAGGCTGCTGGCTTCGAGAAATTCCCACCCAGTAAAG